The following are encoded in a window of Neomicrococcus lactis genomic DNA:
- a CDS encoding glucose-6-phosphate isomerase, producing the protein MASLGFKASGAAQVAVENNVSHMVADQVASKIAAKDATLWGPEAESEASIRLGWVDLFEASRALVPLIAQTRDELAAQGVDRIVLAGMGGSSLAPEVITKTAGVTLHVLDSTDPDMVSSVLSQDLEKTALVVSSKSGSTVETDSQRRVFEKNFKDAGIDPAERIIVVTDPGSPLEASAREAGFRVFVADPTVGGRYSALTAFGLVPSGLAGVDLDTLLNEAEQASSSFGEDSESNVALQLGAALGGTRPLRDKLIFVDEGSGIVGFADWAEQLIAESTGKEGTGLLPVVVNATDPESLQPQADFLEIRLVANVDDHEAANEAAAAVEVSGSLGAQLVLWEYATVIAGYLLDINPFDQPDVESAKIATRGLLDAQPGPEQPLFTDGGIEVRATKGLLPEGAATVTDAVNALLGELSMSGYLAVQAYADRLHMTDLEKIRPELARISRRPVTFGWGPRFLHSTGQFHKGGPAVGVFLQITADSDADMEIPGLPFTFSTLINAQATGDASVLAELGQPVLRLHLKDRTGAVAQLIAAISAAQAARGEQASS; encoded by the coding sequence ATGGCATCACTCGGTTTCAAAGCATCCGGTGCCGCACAAGTAGCTGTCGAGAACAATGTTTCCCATATGGTGGCCGATCAGGTTGCCAGCAAGATTGCCGCAAAGGACGCCACGCTGTGGGGTCCCGAGGCTGAGTCCGAAGCATCCATTCGCTTGGGCTGGGTTGATCTCTTCGAGGCATCCCGCGCTTTGGTTCCATTGATCGCTCAAACGCGTGACGAGCTCGCTGCTCAGGGCGTGGACCGCATTGTGCTTGCTGGCATGGGCGGTTCCTCCTTGGCTCCCGAGGTCATTACCAAGACCGCTGGCGTCACGCTCCATGTGCTCGATTCAACTGACCCTGACATGGTGTCTTCCGTGCTGAGCCAGGACCTTGAGAAGACCGCCCTCGTGGTCTCGTCAAAGTCCGGCTCCACGGTAGAAACCGATTCACAGCGCCGCGTCTTCGAAAAGAACTTCAAGGACGCCGGCATCGATCCTGCCGAGCGCATCATCGTGGTGACGGACCCAGGTTCGCCGCTCGAGGCATCCGCTCGCGAAGCGGGCTTTCGCGTTTTCGTTGCTGACCCCACTGTTGGCGGACGTTACTCTGCGCTGACGGCGTTCGGTCTCGTTCCTTCGGGACTGGCCGGAGTCGATCTCGATACCTTGCTCAACGAAGCCGAACAGGCGTCGTCGTCCTTCGGAGAAGACAGCGAAAGCAACGTAGCGCTGCAGCTCGGCGCCGCTCTCGGCGGCACCCGTCCGCTGCGCGACAAGCTCATCTTCGTCGACGAAGGATCAGGAATCGTAGGATTCGCCGACTGGGCCGAACAGCTCATAGCGGAATCCACCGGCAAGGAAGGCACCGGTCTGTTGCCGGTCGTTGTCAACGCCACCGATCCAGAGTCGCTTCAGCCACAGGCCGATTTCCTTGAAATCCGTCTGGTAGCGAACGTCGATGATCACGAAGCCGCCAACGAAGCCGCGGCTGCAGTCGAAGTATCCGGCAGCCTCGGCGCGCAGCTGGTGCTCTGGGAGTACGCCACGGTCATCGCTGGCTACCTCTTGGACATCAACCCGTTCGATCAGCCAGACGTTGAGTCCGCAAAGATCGCCACGCGGGGTCTCCTCGATGCGCAGCCTGGACCTGAGCAGCCACTGTTTACCGACGGCGGCATCGAAGTTCGCGCGACCAAGGGACTGCTCCCAGAAGGCGCTGCCACGGTGACGGATGCCGTCAACGCGCTCCTTGGAGAACTGTCCATGAGTGGGTACCTCGCGGTTCAGGCCTACGCCGATCGACTCCACATGACGGATCTCGAGAAGATCCGCCCTGAGCTCGCTCGCATCTCGCGCCGCCCGGTCACTTTTGGCTGGGGACCACGGTTCTTGCACTCCACCGGTCAGTTCCACAAGGGTGGACCGGCAGTTGGCGTGTTCTTGCAGATCACCGCTGATAGCGACGCAGACATGGAAATTCCAGGACTTCCGTTCACGTTCAGCACGCTCATCAACGCTCAAGCCACGGGCGATGCTTCGGTTTTGGCCGAGCTCGGTCAGCCGGTACTTCGCCTTCACTTGAAGGATCGCACGGGCGCCGTCGCACAACTGATCGCCGCTATTTCCGCAGCGCAGGCAGCGCGCGGTGAGCAGGCGTCGTCGTAA